The following coding sequences are from one uncultured Desulfobacter sp. window:
- a CDS encoding DUF6198 family protein produces the protein MKQNILTQSIVFIFGLFIMAIGVVLSVKADLGVSPISCVPYVYSLTFPLTLGQTTIILNVLLIFLQMLLLRKRYRLFQLVQFPVVFLFGYFIDLIMKYSGGMVPGTYAEQAALCLLSCVVLGIGVFFEIKAALTYLPGEGLAMALTQTFGVDFGKTKIGTDSSLVVLGIASSLFFLDELAGIREGTVVAAVLVGYIVRFLHTRFFLFERWLQARKKKQHHFFK, from the coding sequence CTCAGAGTATCGTATTCATTTTCGGCCTGTTTATCATGGCCATAGGCGTTGTGTTATCCGTAAAAGCAGATCTTGGCGTTTCGCCCATTTCCTGCGTCCCCTATGTCTACAGCCTAACGTTTCCACTCACCCTGGGGCAGACCACCATTATTCTTAATGTCCTGCTCATTTTTCTTCAGATGCTGTTACTGCGCAAAAGATACAGGCTGTTCCAGCTGGTTCAATTCCCGGTGGTATTCCTTTTTGGATATTTCATTGATCTGATCATGAAATACTCCGGCGGGATGGTCCCGGGCACCTATGCTGAACAAGCGGCGTTATGCCTTTTAAGCTGTGTGGTGCTCGGCATTGGCGTATTTTTTGAAATCAAGGCCGCACTCACCTATCTGCCCGGAGAAGGACTGGCCATGGCACTGACCCAGACCTTTGGGGTGGATTTCGGAAAAACCAAAATCGGCACGGACTCATCCCTGGTTGTTCTGGGCATTGCAAGCTCCCTTTTTTTCCTGGACGAACTGGCAGGCATCAGGGAGGGCACGGTGGTGGCTGCTGTGCTCGTCGGCTATATCGTCAGATTCCTGCATACCCGATTTTTCCTGTTCGAGCGGTGGCTTCAAGCCCGAAAGAAAAAACAGCACCACTTTTTTAAATAA